One genomic segment of Bos javanicus breed banteng chromosome 23, ARS-OSU_banteng_1.0, whole genome shotgun sequence includes these proteins:
- the LOC133236460 gene encoding butyrophilin-like protein 1 produces MEDFFHGSVLCHLISLLLFTQLPTGAFAQEFTVIAPPDPIVAVLGGEVLLPCRVSPAMSAEDMELRWFRSKFSEAVFIYQDRLEQKEEQMAPYAGRTSLVRDLLNQGEAAVRIQNVNVSDNGLYTCFFRKGGFYEEASLELKVAGVGSAPQVRITGPEEDGVRVVCTASGWFPKPQVQWRDLSGEKFLAFSEAHTQDAEGLFRVEAALVVRDSSVGNVTCSILNPVLGQEKAMAIFIPEPFFPQASPWKVAFLVSLTVLVILLLGAGCYTKREHSMKMQEMGEKETLCQTSEQDRQTKEELLKDAAKLQEELERRKSAYLAAWRKAQLYADWRKEEFQDWPVTLDPGSAHSDLVVSDEKTSVTLKASCVNTADTFSVLGFEGITSGRCYWEVEIRDGDQSEWALGVYREGVNRKDWYRESPDKGFWVVGRFEREYCACTIPQTQLSLMQAPHPRLRVGVFLDHQEGDVSFYNMTDGSHIFSFPQASFSGTLFPYFMIRSGDVSMTVCSKVGGSEGLPVALSNPSLEEPVSLPGVGFNSGSGADGPPGAESPLLPCNPEAVSP; encoded by the exons ATGGAGGACTTCTTCCATGGCTCTGTGCTCTGCCACCTCATCTCTCTGCTCCTCTTCACGCAGCTGCCTACTGGGGCTTTCGCAC AGGAGTTCACCGTGATTGCTCCCCCGGACCCCATTGTGGCAGTGCTTGGTGGGGAAGTCCTGCTACCCTGCCGTGTATCTCCAGCCATGAGCGCCGAAGACATGGAGCTGAGGTGGTTCCGCTCCAAGTTTTCAGAAGCTGTGTTCATCTATCAAGACCGACTCGAGCAGAAAGAGGAGCAGATGGCTCCTTACGCAGGGCGGACCTCGCTGGTGAGGGACCTCCTCAACCAGGGAGAAGCTGCTGTGCGTATCCAGAATGTCAATGTTTCAGACAATGGGCTGTACACCTGCTTCTTCAGAAAGGGAGGCTTCTATGAAGAGGCCAGTTTGGAGCTGAAGGTGGCAG GTGTGGGCTCTGCCCCTCAGGTGCGCATCACAGGGCCTGAGGAAGATGGGGTCCGCGTGGTGTGCACGGCCTCGGGGTGGTTCCCGAAGCCCCAGGTGCAGTGGAGAGACCTCAGTGGAGAGAAGTTCCTGGCGTTCTCTGAGGCCCACACCCAGGATGCTGAAGGGCTGTTCAGAGTGGAGGCAGCTCTGGTGGTGAGAGACAGCTCTGTGGGGAACGTGACCTGCTCCATCCTCAACCCTGTCCTGGGCCAGGAGAAGGCCATGGCCATTTTCATCCCAG AGCCCTTCTTCCCCCAGGCCTCTCCCTGGAAGGTGGCTTTCTTGGTGAGCCTGACTGTGCTGGTGATCTTGCTCCTTGGGGCTGGATGTTACACCAAGAGAGAACATTCCatgaagatgcaggagatgggagaaaAGGAGACTCTGTGCCAGACTAGCGAGCAGGACCGTCAGACAAAGGAGGAATTGCTGAAGGATGCAG cTAAACTTCAGGAAGAACTTG AGAGGAGGAAATCCGCTTACCTGGCTG CCTGGAGGAAGGCGCAGCTGTATGCAG ATTGGCGGAAGGAGGAGTTCCAGGACT GGCCTGTCACTCTGGATCCAGGATCTGCCCATTCAGACCTTGTCGTCTCTGATGAAAAGACAAGTGTGACCTTGAAGGCCTCCTGTGTGAACACTGCAGATACCTTCAGTGTACTGGGCTTTGAGGGCATCACATCAGGGCGCTGTTACTGGGAGGTGGAGATCAGGGATGGAGACCAAAGCGAGTGGGCCCTGGGGGTCTATAGGGAAGGTGTGAATAGGAAAGACTGGTACAGAGAGTCCCCAGATAAGGGGTTCTGGGTTGTGGGGAGATTTGAAAGAGAATATTGTGCCTGTACTATACCTCAGACCCAGCTATCCCTCATGCAggctccccaccccaggcttAGGGTGGGGGTgttcctggaccaccaggaaggggACGTCTCCTTCTACAACATGACTGATGGCTCCCAcattttctccttccctcagGCTTCCTTCTCTGGGACTCTCTTTCCATACTTCATGATTAGGTCAGGGGATGTGTCCATGACCGTCTGCTCCAAGGTGGGAGGGTCTGAGGGGCTCCCTGTTGCCCTTAGCAATCCTTCTCTGGAGGAGCCTGTGAGCCTCCCAGGGGTGGGGTTCAACTCAGGCTCTGGTGCTGATGGTCCTCCAGGGGCCGAGTCTCCATTGCTCCCCTGCAACCCCGAGGCTGTGTCCCCTTAG